One window from the genome of Manis pentadactyla isolate mManPen7 chromosome 15, mManPen7.hap1, whole genome shotgun sequence encodes:
- the CA7 gene encoding carbonic anhydrase 7, with protein sequence MTGHHGWGYGQNDGPSQWHKLYPIAQGDRQSPINIVSSQAVYSPSLKPLELSYEACASLSIANNGHSVQVDFNDSDDRTVVTGGPLDGPYRLKQFHFHWGKKHSVGSEHTVDGKSFPSELHLVHWNAKKYSTFGEAASAPDGLAVVGVFLETGDEHPSMNRLTDALYMVRFKGTKAQFSCFNPKCLLPASRHFWTYLGSLTTPPLSESVTWIVLREPISISERQMEKFRSLLFTSEDDERIHMVNNFRPPQPLKGRVVKASFRA encoded by the exons ATGACCGGCCACCACGGCTGGGGCTACGGCCAGAACGACG GCCCCTCACAGTGGCACAAGTTGTATCCCATTGCCCAGGGAGACCGCCAATCACCAATCAATATTGTATCCAGCCAGGCTGTGTATTCACCCAGCCTGAAGCCACTGGAGCTTTCCTATGAGGCCTGCGCATCCCTCAGCATCGCCAACAATGGCCACTCAGTCCAGGTGGACTTCAATGACAGTGATGACCGAACTG TGGTGACTGGAGGCCCCCTGGATGGGCCCTACCGGCTCAAGCAGTTCCACTTCCACTGGGGCAAGAAGCACAGTGTGGGCTCAGAGCACACAGTGGATGGCAAGTCATTCCCCAGTGAG CTGCACCTGGTTCATTGGAACGCCAAGAAATACAGCACCTTTGGGGAGGCGGCCTCAGCACCTGATGGCTTGGCTGTGGTCGGTGTCTTCTTGGAG aCAGGGGACGAGCACCCCAGCATGAACCGTCTGACAGATGCACTCTACATGGTTCGATTTAAG GGCACCAAGGCCCAGTTCAGCTGCTTCAACCCCAAATGCCTCCTGCCTGCCAGCCGGCACTTCTGGACCTACCTGGGCTCCCTGACGACACCCCCGCTGAGTGAGAGTGTCACCTGGATTGTGCTCCGGGAGCCCATCAGCATCTCCGAGAGGCAG ATGGAGAAGTTCCGGAGCCTGCTTTTCACATCAGAGGACGATGAAAGGATCCACATGGTGAACAACTTCCGGCCACCACAGCCACTGAAGGGCCGTGTGGTCAAGGCCTCCTTCCGGGCCTGA